From a region of the Helicobacter hepaticus ATCC 51449 genome:
- the ftsA gene encoding cell division protein FtsA, whose protein sequence is MNQIILGIDIGSTKICSIIAEIKKDGTPFILGSGIHKADGIKKGSITNIELASLAIRNSVNDAKRVADEKVDKAIISLSGAYTKSIRESAVVNVPSNEIGLKEINRVMQTAIYNAVIPEGHTVIHALPYEFRLDDQSYAEDPMGMSASRLEAFVHIVTAKKSALENLKRAVRESGIEIENIVLSAYASSIAVLSNEEKELGVVCIDMGGQTCDLMIYSGYSMRYSDFLSVGSHNITIDLATALNTHPSTAEQIKTECGKLILSDEDKTKAIKVPIMSSDTATTNVNLEIVHAVLSARVEETLQLLAKSIEKSGLRDKLGAGIALTGGMANLDGMQEFASSIFRKPVRISKPMAMNGLFDGLKGTHSATAIGLILHGAGQHTNYEMDYEKKIRYRKSNITTENNDMSNIGLPKDALQESAGNTNIIHNGDFSQIRTSEEDKHNNFFVRFYKWASQLF, encoded by the coding sequence GTGAATCAGATTATATTAGGTATTGACATTGGTTCAACAAAGATTTGTTCCATTATCGCCGAGATAAAAAAGGACGGGACGCCTTTCATTCTTGGTTCGGGCATACATAAGGCTGATGGTATCAAAAAGGGTTCTATTACAAATATTGAGCTTGCTTCTTTGGCAATACGAAATTCTGTCAATGACGCCAAAAGAGTTGCTGATGAAAAAGTAGATAAAGCAATCATCTCTCTTTCTGGTGCATATACAAAAAGTATTAGAGAATCCGCAGTTGTAAATGTCCCGAGCAATGAAATTGGTTTAAAAGAAATTAATCGTGTGATGCAAACAGCTATTTACAATGCTGTTATTCCTGAAGGGCATACTGTTATTCACGCATTGCCTTATGAATTTAGGCTTGATGACCAAAGTTATGCTGAAGACCCTATGGGTATGAGTGCTTCTCGTCTTGAGGCTTTTGTGCATATTGTAACAGCAAAAAAATCAGCGCTTGAGAATCTTAAACGCGCAGTGCGTGAAAGTGGCATAGAGATTGAAAATATTGTTTTAAGTGCGTATGCCTCATCAATCGCCGTTTTAAGCAATGAAGAAAAAGAGCTTGGCGTGGTGTGTATAGATATGGGTGGTCAGACTTGTGATTTGATGATTTATAGTGGTTATTCTATGCGATATAGTGATTTTCTAAGTGTAGGCTCCCATAATATCACTATTGATTTAGCCACTGCGCTTAACACTCACCCAAGCACAGCAGAGCAAATTAAAACAGAATGTGGCAAATTAATTTTAAGCGATGAAGATAAGACAAAGGCTATTAAGGTGCCTATTATGTCAAGTGATACAGCTACAACAAATGTGAATTTAGAAATCGTCCATGCAGTGCTATCTGCTCGTGTAGAAGAAACTTTGCAACTTTTAGCAAAAAGCATTGAAAAAAGTGGCTTAAGAGATAAACTTGGGGCAGGTATTGCTCTTACAGGCGGTATGGCAAATCTTGATGGTATGCAAGAATTTGCATCAAGTATATTTCGTAAGCCCGTAAGAATATCTAAACCTATGGCTATGAATGGGCTTTTTGACGGTTTGAAAGGCACACATAGTGCTACTGCAATAGGTCTGATACTACACGGAGCAGGACAGCATACTAATTATGAAATGGATTATGAAAAAAAGATTCGTTACAGAAAAAGTAATATCACTACGGAGAATAACGATATGAGCAACATTGGGCTACCAAAAGATGCACTTCAAGAGAGTGCGGGGAATACAAACATCATTCATAATGGTGATTTTTCACAGATTAGAACTTCAGAAGAGGATAAGCATAATAACTTCTTTGTGAGATTCTATAAGTGGGCTAGTCAATTATTTTAA
- a CDS encoding phosphoethanolamine transferase — protein MKLFANATLFRIYIILLFLNTIILFGSQYFVYTKHWDLYWFSSFFYRELLLCVSYFLAFWLFSLLPQRLGKVLSWIIFALSVLCFIIDIFLLYTFDTNLNSYLVIVALETNPQESVDFLRNYITLPLCGIYVLFALACFILWRKITPFIPSHKVMNRIYIALGISIAILVTMILTHTKPLNEDWSDMLYNYTKQTYRAIENTRGFIEEYKKLNAKFDELSTTLKVKPTQNPIANIVLVIGESTQRGKLSLYGYPLPTTPLLENLKTSKPNNLFVFSNVISPHAQTHESLSLSLSFANQDSQGISTLKPSSKKRSVKPTIKQWYEYLNIIDAFKLGGYHTIAISNQEPVSLFGNAAATILKRADEVSFVNVNDKMSTTKFDESILEILKNEQLEQEEVGQEGLQQGADENTEQKLESSLTHTKPTFYALHLMGNHAKYYNRYPTNFAHFASKDMLCQEDNSPQKGANIEENMHYDNATLYGDFVLSEIIKRFESSDSIVIYFSDHGEEIYDFRNFIGHSDSKISRFMVEIPFIIYVSDTFIQKHPYLYKRIKKAQHQKYMNDDLMHTLLDIAGIKMKGYEAKRSILSEDKSFLNARVRIVGEKKGARGYDKELKTQESYIQQGLCQKKE, from the coding sequence ATGAAGCTTTTTGCGAATGCTACACTTTTTAGAATCTATATCATTTTATTATTTTTAAATACAATTATTCTCTTTGGTTCGCAGTATTTTGTTTATACGAAGCATTGGGATTTGTATTGGTTTAGTTCATTTTTTTATCGTGAATTATTGCTGTGTGTGAGCTATTTTTTGGCTTTTTGGCTTTTTTCTTTGCTCCCTCAAAGGCTTGGTAAAGTCTTATCTTGGATTATTTTTGCTCTAAGTGTGCTCTGTTTTATCATTGATATATTTTTGCTTTATACTTTTGATACAAACCTCAATTCTTATCTTGTCATTGTTGCCCTAGAGACAAATCCGCAAGAGAGTGTGGATTTTTTGCGCAATTATATCACCCTCCCACTATGTGGTATTTATGTGCTTTTTGCTCTTGCGTGTTTTATTTTATGGCGTAAAATCACACCTTTTATCCCTTCACACAAGGTAATGAATAGAATCTATATCGCACTTGGCATAAGCATAGCGATTTTAGTAACGATGATTCTCACTCATACGAAGCCACTCAATGAAGATTGGTCAGATATGCTTTATAATTACACAAAGCAAACCTACCGCGCGATTGAAAACACACGAGGATTCATAGAAGAATACAAAAAGCTTAATGCTAAATTTGATGAACTCTCCACAACTTTAAAAGTCAAACCTACACAAAATCCTATTGCAAACATAGTGCTTGTCATTGGAGAATCTACTCAAAGAGGTAAATTAAGCCTTTATGGCTATCCATTACCTACTACACCACTTTTAGAGAATCTTAAAACTTCTAAACCAAACAATCTTTTTGTCTTTAGTAATGTCATCTCTCCTCACGCCCAAACACACGAATCTCTCTCCCTCTCCCTTAGCTTTGCTAATCAAGATTCACAAGGTATCTCTACCCTTAAGCCTTCATCTAAAAAGCGCTCTGTAAAGCCTACAATCAAGCAATGGTATGAATACTTAAATATTATTGATGCTTTTAAGCTAGGAGGTTATCACACTATTGCTATTTCAAATCAAGAGCCAGTTAGTCTTTTTGGCAACGCAGCTGCTACGATTTTAAAACGCGCTGATGAAGTAAGCTTTGTCAATGTCAATGACAAAATGAGCACGACAAAATTTGATGAAAGCATTTTAGAGATTCTTAAAAACGAGCAGCTAGAGCAAGAAGAAGTAGGGCAAGAAGGTTTGCAACAAGGTGCAGATGAAAATACAGAGCAAAAATTAGAATCTAGCCTAACTCACACAAAGCCTACATTCTATGCCCTGCACTTAATGGGCAATCACGCCAAGTATTATAACCGCTATCCAACCAACTTCGCACATTTTGCGTCTAAAGATATGCTTTGTCAAGAGGATAATTCACCTCAAAAAGGTGCAAATATAGAGGAAAATATGCACTATGATAATGCCACCCTCTATGGCGATTTTGTCTTAAGTGAGATTATTAAGCGATTTGAATCCAGTGATAGCATAGTAATTTATTTTAGCGACCACGGAGAAGAAATTTATGATTTTAGAAATTTCATTGGGCATTCAGATTCTAAAATTTCGCGCTTTATGGTAGAGATTCCTTTTATTATTTATGTAAGTGATACTTTTATACAAAAACATCCATATCTTTATAAAAGAATAAAAAAAGCCCAACATCAAAAATATATGAATGATGATTTAATGCACACACTGCTTGATATTGCAGGTATTAAGATGAAAGGCTATGAGGCAAAAAGGAGTATTTTGAGCGAGGATAAATCTTTTTTAAATGCGCGAGTGCGTATTGTGGGTGAAAAAAAGGGTGCAAGAGGTTATGATAAAGAATTAAAAACACAAGAAAGCTATATCCAGCAAGGCTTATGCCAAAAGAAAGAATAA
- a CDS encoding RluA family pseudouridine synthase has protein sequence MKEIIVSNFDLNNGKLRLDSYLSIQLQSSKNQIHHIIKNKQVWLNGILCLKNGTLLKAKDCIQVQSPCANNTPLSSSYTISADDERFSIDIVYQDEDVLIINKPPHLVIHHAPSVKEPTLVDWLKLNAHILYTLSGEERYGIIHRLDKQTSGALAIAKSNLAYTTLTKELKSRQMGRYYLAIIDTPLKDNQQVQCFMGRNPHNRLKMSKIHIRSNSPIPKGVRDSKSSFIKIATSDNGAFELIAIKLHTGRTHQIRAHLESLSRHILGDTLYGYKPQAKTHYYQDRILLHAYILYFIHPKTQQNCTFKAPILPDMLKFLQTHFTKDIPDGHKNIMELLEIDRIMRSFECFS, from the coding sequence ATGAAAGAAATTATTGTATCAAATTTTGACTTAAATAATGGCAAATTACGCCTTGATTCTTATCTAAGCATACAGCTTCAAAGTAGCAAAAATCAAATCCACCATATTATTAAAAATAAACAAGTGTGGCTTAATGGCATACTATGCTTGAAAAACGGCACTTTGCTCAAAGCTAAAGATTGCATTCAAGTGCAATCCCCCTGTGCAAACAATACGCCCCTATCCTCTTCATATACCATATCAGCAGATGATGAACGCTTTAGTATTGATATTGTTTATCAAGATGAAGATGTGCTCATTATTAACAAACCTCCTCATCTTGTCATTCACCACGCACCAAGCGTTAAAGAGCCTACGCTTGTAGATTGGCTCAAACTCAATGCCCACATTCTTTATACATTAAGCGGAGAGGAACGTTATGGGATTATTCATCGACTTGATAAGCAAACAAGCGGTGCTTTGGCTATTGCAAAATCAAATCTCGCTTATACTACTCTCACCAAAGAGCTGAAAAGTCGTCAAATGGGGCGATATTATCTTGCTATTATTGATACGCCCCTTAAAGATAACCAACAAGTGCAATGCTTTATGGGTCGCAATCCGCACAATCGCCTTAAAATGAGTAAGATTCACATTCGCTCAAACTCTCCTATCCCGAAAGGAGTGCGAGATTCAAAAAGCTCTTTTATCAAAATTGCTACTTCAGATAACGGAGCATTTGAACTCATTGCTATCAAACTCCACACGGGTAGAACACATCAAATACGCGCCCACCTTGAAAGCCTCTCTCGCCATATTCTTGGTGATACACTTTATGGATACAAACCTCAAGCCAAAACACATTATTATCAAGATAGAATCTTGCTTCACGCTTATATTCTTTATTTTATACACCCCAAAACGCAACAAAACTGCACTTTTAAAGCACCTATTTTACCAGATATGCTAAAATTCCTCCAAACTCACTTCACAAAGGATATACCCGATGGGCACAAAAACATTATGGAATTACTTGAAATTGACAGGATTATGCGTTCTTTTGAGTGCTTTTCTTAG
- a CDS encoding peptidylprolyl isomerase, translated as MITWMQKHKKWLVITIWISAIAFIGAGMVNWGSYGFGLNNDKVARVGAIDIHIPDYQRAYNEVFNEYSHIPQLGGMLDEAQAKQLGLPQIALQRVVQQAQLLNFAYDLGLSVSDEEVSNEIINAKVYVDKEGHFSHEIYKQALKERQMSPSEFEEIIRKSLLIQKIFSVMNLNVSQSSLQIPMVSVTPLEIAALEMADSVRDRLMVKSIPVTQVAFSSTDDELKAFWEKNADNWKTPMEFHIEYIFVPFNAQSPSEEALNKHYEDFKSDYLDNDGHLMSMEQSREKLIRDVQKLEAQSLAKREYRDLKNGSKQGKILTLKDNERFFIKNGVDLVVADMKVAQVGQVLKPIEADEGFVTLKLLDKKESVNKSFDEAKSAVKEMYEHTKRKESLVKLAQESVKNFAGTDIGFIDRFYNGAILTLDINQKMHFLSQVFGSQDKEGYVLFDDKVVLYRVLEQSSVPKDKENNITMIAKNIKYGAVLDTLAENLNKTYKTTIYIDVSK; from the coding sequence ATGATTACTTGGATGCAAAAGCATAAGAAGTGGCTTGTTATCACCATTTGGATTAGTGCTATCGCTTTTATCGGTGCTGGAATGGTGAATTGGGGTTCTTATGGATTTGGATTAAACAATGATAAAGTAGCACGAGTGGGAGCGATTGATATTCATATTCCCGACTACCAAAGAGCTTATAACGAAGTATTTAATGAATATTCGCATATTCCACAACTTGGTGGTATGCTTGATGAAGCTCAAGCAAAACAGCTCGGTTTGCCTCAAATTGCTCTTCAGCGAGTAGTTCAACAAGCACAGTTACTTAATTTTGCTTATGATTTGGGTTTATCTGTGAGTGATGAAGAAGTGAGTAATGAAATCATCAATGCAAAAGTGTATGTTGATAAAGAGGGTCATTTTAGCCACGAAATCTATAAGCAGGCTTTAAAAGAGCGACAAATGAGCCCAAGTGAATTTGAAGAAATAATACGCAAATCTCTTCTTATCCAAAAAATTTTTAGTGTTATGAATCTCAATGTCTCTCAATCATCACTTCAAATACCTATGGTATCAGTTACACCTTTAGAAATAGCTGCATTAGAAATGGCAGATTCTGTGCGTGATAGACTTATGGTAAAGAGCATTCCTGTTACACAAGTAGCTTTTTCATCAACAGATGATGAATTGAAAGCATTTTGGGAAAAAAATGCAGATAATTGGAAAACGCCTATGGAGTTTCATATTGAATATATTTTTGTGCCCTTTAACGCTCAATCTCCAAGTGAAGAAGCACTAAACAAACATTATGAGGATTTTAAGAGTGATTATTTGGACAATGATGGGCATTTAATGAGTATGGAACAAAGCAGAGAAAAGCTGATACGTGATGTCCAAAAACTTGAAGCCCAGAGCCTTGCTAAAAGGGAATATCGTGATTTAAAAAATGGAAGCAAACAAGGAAAGATACTCACACTTAAAGATAATGAGCGATTTTTTATAAAAAATGGTGTGGATTTAGTAGTAGCAGATATGAAAGTAGCTCAAGTAGGGCAAGTGTTAAAACCCATAGAAGCTGATGAGGGTTTTGTAACTTTAAAACTCCTTGATAAAAAGGAAAGTGTGAATAAAAGTTTTGATGAGGCAAAAAGTGCAGTTAAAGAGATGTATGAGCATACCAAACGTAAAGAAAGTCTTGTTAAACTTGCTCAAGAAAGTGTAAAAAATTTTGCTGGCACAGATATTGGGTTTATTGATAGATTTTATAATGGCGCTATACTCACACTTGATATTAACCAAAAAATGCACTTTCTTTCACAAGTTTTTGGTAGCCAAGATAAAGAGGGTTATGTGCTATTTGATGATAAGGTGGTATTATATCGTGTGTTGGAACAATCATCTGTTCCTAAAGATAAGGAAAACAATATAACAATGATAGCTAAAAATATCAAATATGGAGCAGTGCTTGATACTCTAGCAGAGAATCTGAATAAAACTTATAAAACAACCATCTATATTGATGTGAGCAAGTGA
- the rpsU gene encoding 30S ribosomal protein S21 gives MPGIKVKESESFEEAYRKFKKQTDRNLVVTEVRARRFFESKTEKRKKQKINAKKKMLKRLYMLRRYESKL, from the coding sequence ATGCCCGGTATCAAAGTAAAAGAAAGTGAATCATTTGAAGAAGCATATAGAAAGTTCAAAAAGCAAACAGACCGCAATCTCGTTGTAACAGAAGTGCGTGCAAGAAGATTTTTTGAATCTAAAACTGAAAAGCGCAAAAAACAAAAAATTAATGCAAAGAAAAAAATGCTTAAGCGACTCTATATGCTCCGTCGTTACGAGTCTAAACTCTAA
- a CDS encoding FtsW/RodA/SpoVE family cell cycle protein, translating to MIDRRILAHFDYILLLFILPLVSLSLFLISELDSALFAKQVKYITLSCGLMIFLFFMPFRQLNSVILVSYIICLILLVLVHFIGTQKLGAQRWVDIPFTNFSIQPSEIMKIFLMLLLASYITANPPPKDGYGLKEFCIISFFILVPFFIILKEPDLGTAMVILLTGFGTLFLIGVNKRIWIALGLVIVLLAPVAYIVDPLKDYQKKRIMDFVSDKSPYQVDQALIAIGASGLFGKSKEDATQSQLKFLPYANTDFVFAYFVERFGLLGAFALLTLFFCLIIYILSLSFVHQQDYFLRVVTGYMTILIFLYVSINVCMVIGLAPVVGIPLPLVSYGGTSFVTFITLFTILENILAFRFVFEYNTSSNGRGPLAQLVRALGS from the coding sequence GTGATTGATAGACGGATTCTAGCACATTTTGATTACATTTTATTGCTTTTTATATTACCATTAGTTAGTCTCTCTCTCTTTTTAATCAGTGAGCTTGATTCTGCTTTATTTGCTAAGCAAGTGAAATATATTACTTTAAGTTGCGGGCTAATGATTTTTTTATTTTTTATGCCTTTTAGGCAGCTTAATAGTGTTATTTTGGTATCTTATATTATATGTTTAATTTTATTAGTTTTGGTGCATTTTATTGGCACACAAAAGCTTGGTGCGCAACGTTGGGTGGATATTCCTTTCACAAATTTTTCTATTCAACCAAGTGAAATTATGAAAATTTTTCTTATGTTGCTTTTAGCTTCCTATATCACCGCTAATCCTCCACCAAAAGATGGTTATGGCTTAAAAGAATTTTGTATTATTAGTTTTTTTATTCTTGTGCCTTTTTTTATCATTCTTAAAGAGCCTGATTTAGGAACAGCAATGGTAATTTTACTCACTGGATTTGGCACACTTTTTTTAATCGGTGTAAATAAGCGAATATGGATAGCTTTAGGATTGGTTATCGTTTTACTCGCTCCTGTGGCATATATAGTTGATCCCCTTAAAGATTATCAAAAAAAACGTATTATGGATTTCGTATCAGATAAATCTCCCTATCAAGTCGATCAAGCTCTAATTGCCATTGGTGCAAGTGGATTATTTGGCAAATCAAAAGAAGATGCCACACAATCACAGCTTAAATTTTTACCTTATGCAAATACAGATTTTGTTTTTGCGTATTTTGTGGAGCGTTTTGGACTTTTGGGTGCATTTGCTCTTTTGACATTATTTTTTTGTTTGATAATCTATATTTTAAGTTTAAGTTTTGTGCATCAGCAGGATTATTTTTTGCGTGTAGTAACGGGTTATATGACTATTTTGATTTTCTTATATGTAAGCATTAATGTATGTATGGTAATAGGATTGGCTCCTGTGGTGGGAATCCCTCTTCCCTTAGTAAGTTATGGTGGAACAAGTTTTGTTACTTTTATCACTCTTTTCACTATACTTGAAAACATTCTTGCCTTTAGATTTGTTTTTGAGTATAATACGTCCTCCAATGGGCGAGGACCTTTAGCTCAGCTGGTCAGAGCACTCGGCTCATAA
- the ftsZ gene encoding cell division protein FtsZ, with product MEDIIQEIQPKAQNAVIGGSVNVSIQEIQDEPSKQGAVIAVIGVGGGGSNMVNHLANNNPHKDVKLIAANTDVQALETTNANLKMKLGERLTKGLGAGGNPDVGMKAALETYEEIKLALNGVDLVFISAGLGGGTGTGAAPVVAKAAKEVGALTVSVVTKPFKFEMGKRARLAEEGLRNLKAESDCIIVIPNDRLLSIIPKNCGHKEAFAFVNDVLTRAVNGMSSVILKHTQGDMNVDFADVKKAMSYKGLALMGIGEATGDNAASDAMQQAIVSPLLDNISIKGAKGAVIYFETHQNYPFTELSAAMEIIESLVDVEADLIQGIHTLNDVPEDFVRITVIATGFEKEIVNGGNDASRKTDEEQALEHSRQSIQLMRDVSGGDYNLFNNNDTLEVPTYLRNQKD from the coding sequence ATGGAAGACATAATTCAAGAAATTCAACCAAAAGCACAAAATGCAGTCATCGGTGGTAGTGTGAATGTGAGTATTCAAGAGATTCAAGATGAGCCAAGCAAACAAGGTGCAGTGATTGCAGTTATTGGTGTAGGTGGCGGTGGCTCAAATATGGTAAATCACCTTGCGAACAATAATCCTCATAAAGATGTGAAGCTTATCGCTGCAAATACAGATGTGCAAGCTCTTGAAACTACAAATGCAAATCTCAAAATGAAACTTGGTGAGCGATTGACTAAAGGCTTAGGTGCAGGCGGTAATCCTGATGTAGGTATGAAAGCAGCACTTGAGACTTATGAGGAAATAAAGTTGGCTTTAAATGGAGTGGATCTTGTTTTTATCTCTGCTGGACTTGGCGGTGGAACAGGCACAGGTGCTGCTCCTGTGGTGGCAAAAGCTGCTAAAGAAGTAGGTGCACTCACGGTTTCTGTTGTAACTAAGCCTTTTAAATTTGAAATGGGCAAACGAGCAAGATTAGCCGAAGAAGGTTTACGCAATCTTAAAGCAGAGAGTGATTGTATTATTGTGATTCCAAATGATAGATTGCTCTCAATTATTCCCAAAAATTGTGGTCATAAAGAAGCCTTTGCTTTTGTAAATGATGTTCTTACACGTGCAGTAAATGGTATGTCCAGTGTTATTTTAAAGCATACGCAAGGTGATATGAATGTAGATTTTGCTGATGTGAAAAAAGCAATGAGTTATAAAGGTTTAGCACTTATGGGTATTGGCGAAGCCACAGGCGATAATGCAGCCTCTGATGCTATGCAACAAGCTATTGTTTCTCCTTTACTTGATAATATTTCTATTAAGGGCGCAAAAGGTGCAGTTATTTACTTTGAAACTCACCAAAACTACCCATTTACTGAACTTAGCGCAGCAATGGAGATTATTGAATCTCTTGTTGATGTAGAGGCAGATCTTATTCAAGGTATTCACACATTAAATGACGTGCCAGAAGATTTTGTGCGTATAACTGTGATTGCCACAGGCTTTGAAAAAGAGATTGTAAATGGTGGCAATGATGCTTCACGAAAAACAGATGAAGAGCAAGCTTTAGAACATTCTCGTCAAAGCATACAGCTTATGCGTGATGTGAGTGGAGGAGATTATAATTTGTTTAATAATAATGATACACTTGAAGTGCCTACATATCTTCGCAACCAAAAAGACTAG
- a CDS encoding ABC transporter ATP-binding protein → MNESNLIQITHLSKTYTHINALNDVNLSIPQGKIVGLLGPNGSGKSTLIKILVGLLRQYQGEVLLDGHKPSLYTKEITAYLPDRNILNPRMNAAQCMRYFADFFADFDENKARQMCEILHIPLESSIKSLSKGNIEKLHLILTLARQAKLYILDEPIAGVDPYSRERVFELIKKYVPKHSSVILATHLVNDVQPILDDVIFLYQGRVLHYESVESLTDKYENLQAAFKAEVSRLDTFAGDFINGEGK, encoded by the coding sequence ATGAATGAATCTAATCTTATCCAAATCACACATTTAAGCAAAACTTATACTCATATAAATGCTTTGAATGATGTGAATCTAAGCATTCCTCAAGGCAAAATCGTTGGTTTGCTTGGACCAAATGGCAGTGGTAAAAGCACTTTGATTAAGATTCTCGTAGGGCTTTTGCGTCAATATCAAGGCGAAGTTTTACTTGATGGACATAAACCAAGCCTCTATACCAAAGAAATCACTGCATATTTGCCCGATAGAAATATCTTAAATCCTAGAATGAATGCGGCTCAATGTATGAGATATTTTGCAGATTTTTTTGCTGATTTTGATGAAAATAAGGCAAGGCAAATGTGTGAGATTTTGCATATTCCTTTAGAATCTTCTATTAAAAGCCTCTCCAAAGGGAATATTGAAAAATTACATTTAATCCTTACCCTTGCGCGTCAAGCGAAGCTTTATATTCTTGATGAGCCTATTGCCGGAGTTGATCCTTACTCAAGAGAGAGAGTTTTTGAGCTGATTAAAAAGTATGTTCCAAAGCATTCAAGTGTGATTCTTGCTACGCATCTTGTCAATGATGTGCAACCTATTTTAGATGATGTGATATTTTTGTATCAAGGGCGTGTGTTACACTATGAAAGTGTGGAATCGCTCACAGATAAATATGAAAATCTTCAAGCGGCATTTAAAGCTGAAGTATCGCGCTTAGATACTTTTGCAGGAGATTTTATAAATGGAGAGGGCAAATGA
- a CDS encoding fibronectin type III domain-containing protein translates to MGTKTLWNYLKLTGLCVLLSAFLSGCLSSFGAKLQEDASLPQIDSINTLADVSSVGFEWKFLDNEHIKGFVIYRAQAKDNQKLQKIATIPNRFATHFYDINLNPQTKYIYAFATLGTDNTISPKSKPILVQTSFIDAVESVFALNNQPRTIKLIWSPHPNPSIDSYLVERLNKAGEFKTIKTIPHRLSVEYFDDDLKDGESYTYRIIAQSYEGIKSKPSQSVSVKTIPQPAPIENIQATIELPRAIKITWKEAPDTQGVSKKQYKILYSPNDKNYKKLATTNQTNYTHKLQDKEDGISYYYQVVLLGDNGLEGRISSTPAKGSSLPPPSKPLHFEGKILNGKATLSWETPSDERIQNYIVYRKEGKVWAQSARFIDIYDTTFTDKEMQKGISYKYSVTSIDKNGIESAPTQEIELSIEAQK, encoded by the coding sequence ATGGGCACAAAAACATTATGGAATTACTTGAAATTGACAGGATTATGCGTTCTTTTGAGTGCTTTTCTTAGCGGTTGTCTCTCTTCTTTTGGTGCAAAACTCCAAGAAGATGCTTCACTCCCACAAATTGATTCTATAAATACACTCGCTGATGTTTCGTCTGTAGGCTTTGAATGGAAATTTCTTGATAATGAACACATAAAAGGATTTGTCATTTATCGTGCTCAAGCAAAAGATAATCAAAAACTACAAAAAATCGCTACGATTCCAAACCGCTTTGCTACACATTTTTATGATATAAATCTCAATCCCCAAACAAAATATATTTATGCCTTTGCTACGCTTGGCACTGATAATACGATTTCTCCAAAAAGCAAACCTATTCTTGTGCAAACATCTTTTATTGACGCGGTAGAGAGTGTCTTCGCTCTGAATAATCAACCACGCACCATTAAGCTTATTTGGTCGCCACACCCAAATCCAAGCATAGATTCTTATTTGGTTGAACGCCTAAATAAAGCAGGTGAATTTAAAACAATCAAAACAATTCCTCATCGCTTAAGTGTAGAGTATTTTGATGATGATTTAAAAGATGGAGAAAGCTACACTTATCGTATTATCGCTCAAAGCTATGAGGGTATCAAAAGTAAGCCTTCACAAAGCGTGAGTGTAAAAACAATCCCTCAACCTGCACCTATTGAAAATATCCAAGCTACTATAGAGTTGCCACGAGCCATTAAAATTACTTGGAAAGAAGCCCCTGATACACAAGGTGTGAGCAAAAAACAATATAAGATTCTCTATTCTCCCAATGATAAAAACTACAAAAAACTAGCAACTACCAACCAAACAAATTATACACATAAACTCCAAGACAAAGAAGATGGCATAAGTTATTACTACCAAGTTGTGCTTTTAGGCGATAATGGCTTGGAAGGACGTATAAGTAGCACACCTGCTAAAGGTTCAAGTCTTCCACCTCCAAGCAAGCCTTTGCACTTTGAAGGAAAAATCCTTAATGGTAAAGCCACTCTCTCGTGGGAAACACCAAGTGATGAGCGTATTCAAAATTATATCGTTTATCGCAAAGAAGGGAAAGTATGGGCACAAAGTGCGCGCTTTATTGATATATACGATACTACCTTTACCGACAAAGAAATGCAAAAAGGTATCAGTTATAAATATAGCGTAACAAGTATTGACAAAAATGGTATAGAATCTGCGCCCACACAAGAAATAGAACTCTCCATAGAGGCTCAAAAATAA